Proteins found in one Oscillatoria salina IIICB1 genomic segment:
- a CDS encoding porin family protein — protein MKASLKSVVALSALSAVAIAPLVLSAGAAYADTGAYIGGGASYGFDDGDEDDVSGNIQGNLPVLNGKVSVRGAVLYSEDNSAIVPMATYNVRINNRINGYVGGGYSLVQEEGEQTSVGVQDAPVAVVGVEGRVTDDIVGYADTKIGINAGETDNTVFGVHAGVGLRLR, from the coding sequence ATGAAAGCTAGTTTGAAATCTGTAGTTGCTCTTTCAGCTTTATCAGCAGTGGCGATCGCGCCTCTTGTGCTTTCGGCTGGTGCTGCTTATGCTGATACTGGGGCTTATATCGGTGGTGGTGCTTCCTATGGTTTCGACGACGGTGACGAAGACGATGTTAGCGGTAACATTCAAGGTAACTTACCCGTACTGAATGGTAAAGTATCCGTGCGCGGTGCCGTTCTTTACAGCGAAGATAACAGCGCGATCGTTCCTATGGCTACCTACAACGTTCGCATCAATAATAGAATCAATGGTTATGTTGGTGGAGGTTACTCGTTAGTCCAAGAAGAAGGAGAACAAACCTCAGTTGGAGTTCAAGATGCACCCGTAGCCGTAGTTGGTGTCGAAGGACGAGTCACCGATGATATTGTCGGCTATGCTGATACGAAAATTGGCATCAATGCTGGTGAAACCGACAACACAGTCTTCGGCGTTCACGCTGGAGTCGGTTTGCGCCTCCGTTAG
- the sir gene encoding sulfite reductase, ferredoxin dependent — MVTTPVSSDKKLSKLEGIKERSNFLREPLASELLEDTTHFSGDAVQILKFHGSYQQDNRDNRVKGQEKDYQFMLRTRNPGGFIPPQLYLTLDRIASEYGNQTLRVTTRQGFQVHGILKKNLKAAISAIIRDMGSTLGACGDLNRNVMAPPAPYKNRPEYQYAWEYADKIADLLRPQTGAYYEIWLDGEKAISAEEDPAVVAARQGNGNGTIIHEGEEPLYGTNYMPRKFKCSVTVPGDNSVDLYTNDVSLVVITNENGELEGFNVLAGGGLGRTHNKEETFARIADEIGYVDKEDVFDLIKAILATQRDYGDRFNRRHARMKYLINDWGVEKFKETLTGYFGKQLQPFKPLPPFKYEDYLGWHEQGDGKLFLGISIENGRVKDEGSFRLKTALREITEQFELPMRLTPNHNAIIYEIEPEKQLAIQQILDKHGIHTAPEAIAPLVRYAMACPALPTCGLAITESERAIPGIIDRIQALLNKIGLENEHFVIRMTGCPNGCARPYMAELGFVGSAPDRYQIWLGGSPNQTRLAKAYLDRMPIEELESTLEPIFVFFQQKRESGESFGDFCDRLGFDAIREFTVNYESLAVSPQSDTGLINEVAKPEPSETKTSRRSRPRRVSVRDELHQRLKDTATQQGKSMTEIVAEALEAYFANQN, encoded by the coding sequence ATGGTTACAACTCCAGTTTCGAGCGATAAAAAGCTGTCTAAGCTAGAAGGTATAAAAGAACGCAGTAATTTTTTGCGCGAACCCTTGGCAAGCGAACTGCTAGAAGATACCACTCATTTTAGCGGTGATGCAGTTCAGATACTTAAGTTTCACGGCTCCTACCAGCAAGACAATCGAGATAATCGAGTTAAGGGTCAGGAGAAAGATTACCAGTTTATGTTGCGGACTCGCAATCCGGGGGGTTTCATTCCGCCGCAACTGTATCTTACTTTGGATCGCATTGCTTCAGAATATGGCAACCAAACTTTACGAGTAACGACTCGCCAAGGTTTTCAGGTTCATGGGATTCTGAAAAAGAATCTCAAGGCGGCTATTTCCGCAATTATCCGCGACATGGGTTCGACGTTGGGCGCTTGTGGCGATCTTAATCGCAATGTCATGGCTCCACCTGCTCCTTATAAAAACCGTCCCGAATATCAGTATGCTTGGGAGTATGCGGACAAAATTGCTGATTTACTCAGACCCCAAACGGGTGCTTATTACGAAATTTGGCTGGATGGGGAAAAAGCGATTAGCGCTGAAGAAGATCCAGCAGTGGTAGCAGCCAGACAGGGTAATGGTAACGGTACGATTATCCATGAAGGGGAAGAACCACTTTATGGGACAAATTATATGCCCCGGAAGTTTAAGTGTAGTGTCACTGTACCGGGAGATAACTCGGTTGATTTGTATACCAACGATGTCAGTTTGGTTGTTATTACTAATGAAAATGGCGAACTAGAAGGCTTTAATGTTTTAGCTGGAGGCGGTTTAGGTCGCACGCATAATAAAGAAGAGACATTTGCGCGCATTGCCGACGAAATTGGCTATGTCGATAAAGAAGATGTTTTCGATTTAATCAAAGCAATTTTAGCGACACAGAGAGATTATGGCGATCGCTTCAACCGTCGTCATGCTCGGATGAAGTATTTAATCAATGATTGGGGTGTCGAGAAGTTCAAAGAAACACTTACAGGTTACTTCGGCAAGCAACTGCAACCATTTAAACCATTACCTCCATTTAAGTATGAAGATTACCTAGGATGGCACGAACAAGGCGATGGCAAGCTGTTTTTGGGTATTTCCATCGAAAATGGTCGGGTGAAAGATGAAGGCAGCTTCCGCCTCAAAACAGCCTTGCGGGAAATAACCGAACAATTCGAGTTACCGATGCGGCTGACTCCCAACCACAACGCGATTATTTACGAAATTGAACCAGAGAAGCAGTTAGCAATTCAGCAAATTTTAGATAAGCATGGAATTCATACTGCACCCGAAGCGATCGCGCCTTTAGTTCGTTATGCAATGGCTTGTCCCGCTTTGCCAACTTGTGGTTTAGCAATTACTGAGTCAGAACGCGCAATTCCCGGAATTATTGACCGGATTCAAGCCCTACTCAACAAAATCGGTTTAGAAAACGAGCATTTTGTCATTCGGATGACCGGATGTCCCAATGGTTGCGCTCGTCCTTATATGGCAGAATTAGGCTTTGTGGGGAGTGCGCCCGATCGCTATCAGATTTGGTTAGGCGGTTCCCCAAATCAAACCCGTTTAGCCAAAGCTTACCTCGATCGGATGCCAATTGAAGAGTTGGAAAGCACCTTAGAACCAATTTTTGTCTTCTTCCAACAAAAGCGAGAATCAGGAGAAAGCTTCGGCGATTTTTGCGATCGCCTCGGTTTCGATGCAATTCGTGAATTTACCGTTAATTACGAGTCTCTCGCTGTCAGCCCTCAATCAGATACTGGTTTAATCAACGAAGTCGCCAAACCAGAACCTTCGGAAACCAAAACTTCTCGTCGTTCTCGTCCTCGTCGAGTTAGCGTCCGCGACGAACTTCATCAGCGTCTTAAAGATACTGCTACCCAACAAGGTAAAAGCATGACTGAAATTGTCGCTGAAGCCTTAGAAGCCTATTTTGCTAACCAAAATTAG
- a CDS encoding SPFH domain-containing protein, with protein sequence MNKSPRRFLHFTGIAALIAILASSCGVIPGTSVKRIPPGYVGLKVNLYGKNRGVQNATISTGRVWYNGYTEEIVVFPDHVQYYILTASTDEGSPVDESITFGVGGTTANADVSMSYFFDTERIKDFYGKYLKDPDQFKATLVRSETRNCFNQSATELKPEEIVGAKQAELLTNVRDCLNNKFGVVGVTFESVGFVSKPRFDKSIEAQITARFQAEQQAIAAKAQLEVAEAEAKRQIAKAKGEAEVARIQAATVSPLTIRLRELELQEQMIEKWDGVLPVYQGGTAPFPSFDPNASKSTATGQQ encoded by the coding sequence ATGAACAAATCACCTCGTCGCTTTCTTCATTTTACCGGAATAGCTGCTCTTATTGCCATTTTAGCTTCTAGTTGTGGAGTTATTCCCGGAACTAGCGTCAAGCGCATACCTCCTGGTTATGTAGGCTTAAAAGTTAACCTTTATGGGAAAAATCGGGGCGTACAAAATGCTACTATTAGCACTGGTCGCGTTTGGTACAATGGCTACACTGAAGAAATTGTTGTCTTTCCCGACCACGTTCAATACTATATCTTAACCGCTTCAACTGATGAAGGTTCGCCAGTAGATGAAAGTATCACTTTTGGCGTCGGTGGAACTACAGCAAATGCTGATGTTTCCATGTCCTACTTTTTCGATACTGAACGAATTAAAGACTTTTACGGCAAGTATTTGAAAGACCCGGATCAATTCAAAGCTACTTTGGTTCGTAGCGAAACTCGTAACTGTTTCAACCAATCAGCAACTGAGTTAAAACCAGAAGAAATTGTTGGCGCTAAACAGGCTGAATTACTCACCAATGTCAGAGATTGTTTAAACAATAAATTTGGTGTAGTTGGCGTTACTTTCGAGTCGGTAGGATTTGTCAGCAAACCACGTTTTGATAAATCAATTGAAGCCCAAATAACTGCACGTTTCCAAGCCGAACAACAAGCGATCGCGGCGAAAGCGCAACTAGAAGTTGCCGAAGCCGAAGCGAAACGTCAAATAGCCAAAGCCAAAGGTGAAGCCGAAGTAGCCCGAATTCAAGCGGCTACAGTTTCCCCTCTTACTATTCGCTTACGAGAGTTAGAATTGCAAGAGCAAATGATTGAAAAATGGGATGGAGTTTTACCCGTTTATCAAGGAGGTACTGCACCTTTTCCTTCTTTCGATCCCAATGCTAGCAAATCAACTGCTACTGGTCAACAATAA
- a CDS encoding PEP-CTERM sorting domain-containing protein — MANKRLMFILGCAFTLAGTTLISKSAKAASLDWDTTGWSDGQKNGSFVVGEGTIDIDFEVGSGIKFIPSSSSGITPAVSDFLNGSNPNSDKSLHLQIDSEKIGAEEGDYSVTMNTVFNNYSNPLSVFFTIFDLDMSSSKLWQDRVIVQGFLDDQEVDPIFQFAEALGKIERVDANTLDGIKSTNNNSDASNVLVSFASQIDSFKLVFTDGDDISRSNPNGHGIGIGDIYFTETNVSQDVPEPGSLAALGFVSLLVARSRRKNSNNS; from the coding sequence ATGGCTAACAAAAGATTAATGTTCATTTTAGGATGTGCTTTCACCTTAGCAGGAACAACTTTAATTAGTAAATCAGCCAAAGCAGCTAGTCTTGATTGGGATACAACGGGTTGGTCAGATGGTCAAAAAAATGGTAGCTTTGTAGTAGGTGAAGGAACTATCGATATTGACTTTGAAGTTGGTTCTGGGATTAAATTTATCCCATCTAGTAGTAGTGGAATTACTCCTGCTGTTAGCGACTTTCTTAACGGAAGTAACCCTAATAGCGATAAATCATTGCACTTACAAATCGATTCTGAAAAAATTGGTGCAGAAGAAGGTGATTATTCGGTTACAATGAATACTGTTTTCAACAATTATAGTAATCCCTTGTCTGTATTTTTTACTATTTTCGATCTTGACATGAGTAGCAGCAAATTATGGCAAGATCGAGTAATTGTACAAGGATTTTTGGACGATCAAGAAGTCGATCCGATTTTCCAGTTTGCTGAAGCATTAGGTAAAATTGAACGAGTTGATGCGAATACTCTCGATGGGATTAAAAGCACAAATAACAACAGCGATGCTAGTAATGTTTTAGTATCGTTTGCTAGTCAAATTGATAGCTTCAAGTTAGTTTTTACTGATGGAGATGATATCTCTCGAAGTAATCCTAACGGTCACGGAATAGGTATTGGCGATATTTATTTCACCGAAACTAATGTTAGCCAAGATGTTCCGGAACCTGGTTCTCTAGCAGCTTTAGGTTTTGTTTCTTTACTTGTTGCTCGTTCTCGTCGCAAAAATAGCAATAACAGCTAA
- a CDS encoding 16S rRNA (uracil(1498)-N(3))-methyltransferase — protein MQRLVINSTQLENNQIALTNEQLHYLKRVLRLGDGDRFLAMDGEGKSWLVAIAADSAIILEEVLAQTELSVNCTLLVALPKGNGFDEIVRCCTELGVSKIIPVNSDRTLLKPSPNKLARWRRIATEAAEQSERQFVPKISEPLDFATAVKVVPEENTPCYLSVARSSSPHLLDCLLDQKATKIVIATGPEGGWTPTEVELARSAGFQPVSLGRRILRAITAPIFALSVVAAQSERKPLTKGKIYDGRSC, from the coding sequence GTGCAACGCTTAGTTATTAATTCCACACAGCTAGAAAATAACCAAATTGCTTTAACAAACGAGCAATTACATTACCTGAAGCGAGTTTTGCGATTGGGAGACGGAGATCGTTTTTTAGCAATGGATGGAGAGGGAAAATCTTGGTTAGTGGCGATCGCTGCTGACTCGGCAATTATTCTTGAAGAAGTATTAGCACAAACTGAGCTATCTGTCAACTGTACGCTCTTGGTAGCTTTACCGAAAGGTAACGGTTTTGACGAAATTGTGCGCTGTTGTACAGAACTCGGTGTCAGCAAAATCATCCCCGTAAACAGCGATCGCACTCTCCTCAAACCTAGCCCAAATAAGCTCGCACGTTGGCGACGGATAGCCACAGAAGCCGCCGAACAGTCAGAACGTCAATTCGTACCAAAAATTAGCGAACCCCTTGATTTTGCTACTGCTGTTAAAGTAGTACCAGAGGAGAATACCCCTTGCTATCTTAGCGTTGCTCGTAGTAGTAGTCCTCATTTGCTCGACTGCTTGCTCGACCAAAAAGCAACGAAAATTGTCATTGCTACAGGCCCAGAAGGCGGATGGACTCCTACAGAAGTTGAGTTAGCCAGATCTGCTGGTTTTCAACCTGTTTCTTTAGGTCGTCGCATCCTCAGAGCTATTACTGCTCCAATTTTCGCCTTATCTGTAGTTGCTGCTCAAAGTGAAAGGAAACCCTTGACAAAAGGTAAAATCTATGATGGAAGAAGTTGCTGA
- a CDS encoding TIGR00341 family protein has translation MSINLRRLKPMWFSFLKKTVVQLKKISDLWNSESGDWHWLVEKPRPLASLNRDLWKASVPAFSFYFLLALSSIISTLGLLAGSAATIIGAMIIAPLMGPIIGMAYAMVVANRRLLRRSSLTLFTGVVMTVIVSMAIANTIGLRTLSEEILARVNPTLIDLGVAMCAGAAGAFAKCRRSIGDALPGVAIAVALVPPLSVIGIGLSIGSKSVTGGASLLFLTNLISIIFSGGLVFLFHRYGSLERAKKGLFVSVIGLTLLGLPLGFSLKTLLIKENVRRSISVLIRRQTLTFSDKDIRTIQVVPQGDELFVEVEVAAAFNSISERQVSLVRDFLEDELERPVNLQVKVIPVNYFEAPAD, from the coding sequence GTGTCGATAAATCTTCGTAGGTTAAAGCCGATGTGGTTTAGTTTCCTGAAAAAAACTGTAGTTCAACTCAAAAAGATTAGCGACTTATGGAATAGTGAAAGTGGCGACTGGCATTGGTTGGTCGAAAAACCCCGTCCCCTGGCTAGTCTAAATCGCGATCTTTGGAAAGCATCTGTTCCTGCTTTTAGCTTTTATTTTTTGCTAGCGCTTTCTAGTATTATTTCCACATTGGGATTACTCGCGGGAAGCGCAGCCACAATAATTGGGGCGATGATTATTGCACCTTTGATGGGACCGATTATTGGTATGGCTTATGCAATGGTAGTTGCTAACCGACGGTTGTTGAGGAGATCGAGTTTAACCTTGTTTACTGGCGTAGTTATGACCGTAATTGTGTCAATGGCGATCGCCAATACGATCGGTTTGAGGACTCTTTCTGAAGAAATTTTGGCGCGGGTAAATCCTACTCTCATTGACTTAGGAGTGGCAATGTGTGCGGGTGCAGCCGGGGCTTTTGCTAAATGTCGGCGAAGTATCGGCGACGCATTACCGGGAGTGGCGATCGCGGTGGCTTTAGTTCCTCCTCTCAGTGTAATTGGGATTGGTTTATCAATCGGTTCTAAATCTGTTACTGGTGGCGCAAGTTTACTGTTTTTAACTAACTTAATTAGTATCATTTTTAGTGGGGGCTTGGTCTTTTTATTCCATCGCTACGGTAGTCTCGAACGTGCTAAAAAAGGATTATTTGTTTCAGTTATTGGGCTGACGTTGTTAGGTTTACCTTTGGGATTTTCTTTAAAAACTTTACTGATTAAAGAAAATGTGCGCCGCAGTATTTCAGTATTAATTCGTCGTCAAACCTTAACTTTTTCCGATAAGGATATTCGCACTATTCAAGTAGTTCCCCAAGGAGATGAATTATTCGTCGAAGTTGAAGTGGCTGCTGCTTTCAATTCTATTTCTGAACGACAAGTTAGTTTAGTCCGAGATTTCCTTGAGGATGAGTTAGAACGACCTGTAAATTTACAGGTAAAAGTAATTCCTGTTAATTACTTTGAAGCACCCGCAGATTAG
- a CDS encoding tetratricopeptide repeat protein, whose amino-acid sequence MMEEVAEALQDRDYRTAQILLKELKQSEPQNPWVNFYMARLYESTGKLATAEKVYRQLLKGTTNTKIITQARQGLARIEAIEVEQKRTAIANALAEPGGKEPGILILEQIAPEMRKTAGQKFARIMQLDPYVARLQLPGRGWRLFRTGPVGELRYYTSRLQQAEINSFCIPINDLAKINVFNINYFESVAPQPIVYCKSKEGQMGKLTFDWSEVQQRVEGLLPLFEKIEVMDARRKFKEKTKTLDYSQFCDLHLPQRNAILRFSDSYYEFQKGITLAQKPKDIQPKNLTTTRKNWCNLTDFFNHKLPETPIWSDFSVFADIALDFQELLKRIEANIELVRPEPTLWDQAFQLYSSLVFLRNYPENNKS is encoded by the coding sequence ATGATGGAAGAAGTTGCTGAGGCGCTCCAGGATCGAGATTATCGCACCGCCCAAATCTTACTCAAAGAGTTAAAGCAGTCCGAACCGCAAAATCCTTGGGTAAATTTTTACATGGCGCGGCTTTACGAATCAACGGGTAAACTAGCTACCGCCGAAAAAGTTTATCGCCAATTGCTTAAGGGAACAACCAACACGAAAATTATTACCCAAGCGCGTCAAGGTTTAGCCCGAATAGAAGCGATAGAAGTTGAACAAAAGCGAACCGCGATCGCTAACGCCCTCGCGGAACCTGGAGGAAAAGAACCAGGAATTTTAATCTTAGAACAGATCGCCCCAGAAATGCGGAAAACCGCAGGACAAAAATTTGCTCGCATCATGCAGCTTGACCCTTACGTGGCGCGTTTGCAACTACCTGGTCGAGGTTGGCGCTTATTTCGTACAGGTCCGGTAGGGGAACTTCGTTATTACACCTCGCGTTTGCAACAAGCCGAAATTAACAGCTTCTGCATCCCCATCAACGATCTCGCTAAAATAAATGTTTTCAACATTAATTATTTTGAATCAGTCGCTCCCCAACCAATTGTTTACTGTAAAAGCAAAGAAGGTCAAATGGGTAAATTGACTTTTGACTGGTCAGAAGTCCAACAGCGAGTAGAAGGTTTATTACCCTTATTTGAAAAAATTGAAGTAATGGATGCACGACGCAAATTCAAAGAAAAAACTAAAACCCTCGACTACTCGCAATTTTGTGACTTGCATTTACCCCAAAGAAATGCTATTCTCCGTTTTAGCGATTCTTACTATGAGTTCCAAAAAGGCATTACTCTCGCTCAAAAACCAAAAGATATTCAACCTAAAAATCTGACAACCACGAGAAAAAATTGGTGCAATTTAACTGACTTTTTTAACCATAAATTACCAGAAACTCCGATTTGGTCGGATTTTTCAGTCTTTGCCGATATCGCCTTAGATTTTCAAGAGTTATTAAAGCGTATTGAAGCAAATATTGAATTAGTTCGTCCCGAACCGACTTTGTGGGATCAAGCATTTCAACTTTATAGCAGCTTAGTTTTTCTCCGAAATTACCCAGAGAATAATAAAAGTTAG